Below is a window of Musa acuminata AAA Group cultivar baxijiao chromosome BXJ3-11, Cavendish_Baxijiao_AAA, whole genome shotgun sequence DNA.
AGAACCGCTCATAGCTTGTGTACTACTTCATGTAGGAGCTGCACTACATAGACTTGTTCTTGTCAAAATCAAGTAGAGTACGTTTCACTTAACTAATATTTTTCGCTTTGTTTGCAGAGATACAAAAGCGAGGGGCATGATACTATAGTATTGGCAGGTGAAGAATATGGAAGTGGAAGTTCTCGTGATTGGGCCGCAAAGGGCCCGATGCTACAGGTTACTTCTCTAGGTCTTAGTTATTAGTATCATCTGGTAATATTTTCCCCATGATATTAATATTTCCTGGAACACTGTCATGATTGCAGGGTGTCAAAGCAGTGATAGCGAAAAGCTTTGAGAGAATTCACCGTAGCAACCTTGTCGGCATGGGAATTATCCCCTTGTGTTTCAAGTCTGGGGAAGACGCAGAGACCCTCGGCTTGACAGGTCATGAACGTTACACCATCCACCTACCAAGCAATGTGAGTGATATCAAACCCGGACAGGATGTCACAGTGACGACAGATACTGGCAAGTCATTCACATGCACGGTTCGCTTTGACACCGAGGTACAAATATAAGTTCCGTTGGTTCTTTTAATCTTatgctttttttttaatgttgtaaATTttagttattgatatgcttcctgTTGGTGCAGGTGGAGCTAGCATACTACAACCACGGTGGAATTCTGCCATACGTCATTAGGAGCTTGATCAAAGCCAATAATTAATTTTGAGCACGGATCGACAAGGAGCCGTTCCTGTATAACATCgtcttttcatttttatttatcgGGTTTAAAATATTTCATTGTGTGCGTTTGGGCACAGGCATTGTGAAATCGGTCTTGGGTTTTTTCCATCAAACCGGCCCAAGAAATAAAAAGGGCACCACCACCTGATAACCCTCAAGAGATTTTTATCACATTAAGTGCTTCAGCACATGATGATGGCTCGTCGATGATGATAGGAAATTTATTTGCTGGACTGATCAAATCAAGTTGCTATGTTGAGCCATTACTTTCCGTCAAGTCGTCTTGATCCATATGTGTGGCTCTCAACTTTTAAGGTTAAAGGACTGCTGGTTGTTTTTAATATGCATCATAATTTACACTATCCTTTTCTTTGTGGTTACCACCAGCTGATCAAACCGTCCATGTGAATCTGACGGTAACAAATGATGCGAGAAAGACAAGACGGTGGTCAGTTTGATTAGTTTTCTTTAATTGGTGATCCTCTCCAATTTATGTTGCTACCTAACTGAGGCACTATAATAACAGTGCGGGAAGCCCGATGCATACAAAAAATGATTTTGGATGACCCCACTCACTCTTTATCTCCTTCGTTTGGTGGCATATCCAACCACCGTTGTCAATTTCATTGTCTCCTTATATTTAAAGCGACGTTACGATGAAATTAcagcattcattcattcattcattcattctctCTCTTTATTCCAAGTTTTCACAGTTTTACAAGCAACCGATCGGCTACAGTAATCAGATTTCATCTCTCTTGATCCCTCTGTAATTGACACTGTAGCCAATAAATTTCATCAAGAAGATTGCACCATAGTGGGTGGAGCAGTGGGTTGAAATGGAGAGATTCCGCACCCGGTTTGGACCAGATACAATGGCAGCCCAGTGGAGAAGTCATTTGGTGGGCCCTTTGATGACACTCCAACTTTGATCAGCAGGAAGAAAACGACGTGAGATGGAGAAGATAAAGCCAAGGCTTATAAAGCTGAAAGGAAGTAGAAGCGCACAAGGAATGTAGAGGAAGGATCACAACTCCACTTCAGATCGGGTAGATTGCAACACCAGTTTCCGAGATTCTTCAATATAGTATTTGTCTACATATATGTTACGGTAAAGAGAGAACCGCAGCAGGGCCAAGGAAAAGAAGCGGCATGGAGATGGCAAAGACCGGTGCACAGAAGAAGCCTGCCATCTTCAGAAAGAAGGCATCAGCTCCAccaccgcctccgccgccgctgtGGGCGCCGTCGGCGGCTACAAGACCGATCAAGGTGAGGAGTTCCACGAGGGACGAGATCGACCGGTACTGGCGGATGAGAAGAATGATCGAGGAGGACCACCTCCTCTTCGCGCAGAAGGCGGCGGCCAGGATCAGGGCCAAGGCTCTCAAGGCGAGTCCTTCCCGCTTCTTGATTGCGTTGATTTATGGGACCCAAAGATGTTTTCCTTGGACCTTGCCGCCGCCATGATGAAATTGTGCTGTGCAGGAGGAAGACCATCGACGATTCGAGGAGCTGCTGCAGAAGAtgatggaagaagaggaggaacagacgggcggcggcggcggcggcggaaacAAGGAGCTACCGATAGGAATCAAGGACTGGTGGGCTTGAAACCACTCACCTCCGCTTTGTCTTCTTTTCTAAAGACAATCAAGCAAAGCATTTAGGATGTTGACTTTGTGGCTGCATGAACAGTGACCATGATTCCATCCTTTTTCTTGAGACTCCCTTTACTCCACCAAGCCAAAAAGTGAAGAGACGATCGAAAGATACATATCATCATCTGGTTTCCGACTCTACTAATTCTTAGATCACCACTCGACTGCAGGTGGACCAGAAGCAAGTATGCGTATCTGAACCAGCCGACCATCGTATCCACGGGGGAGACCGCGGCACCAAAGCGACCTGCTTTTGTACCTCTCTCCGGCCATGGAGCACTGCTGTGTCACATCATTCGGAGTTCACTAGACGCGCGAGCTCAGATGATGGCGGCCGAGACCGACACGACCGGCGTTAATCCTCCTCTCTAACAAACGCATATAAATATGCATTTGGGACATCAaacaattgctcatgtgatggtgtatgCTTTGCACAGAAGATTCAGTTTGCTAATTGTGTGTCTATAATGCTTTAATAAGTCCTTTCTTTTGTGTGGTTTGATCACATTTCATTACTGACGTGTCGGTGGGTGGTTTCATCATTTCATTACTGACATATGGTGGAAGAGacgttaaaaataaaaatactttttaaTTTCCAGAAAACACTTCCAAATTTCAAGCGACTTTGCAGCAGCCTCGACCAGACCTGTCGTATTCATCTTTGGATAGCTCGTGTAAgccaaagaacagaaaacaaaaacacgAGCGATACCTCACTCGCAAATTGATCCCCTCTCGTTTCTCCTGCCGTTGGGTGTTGCTATTATGGCCACGGCATTCGTTCACAGCTCCTGCAACAACGTCTCCGGCAGCAATCCACAGCGTCGCCTCCTCAGAGAATCCCCCGCCGCCTCCACCTCGACCACCAGGCGCCGGTCCAGAGTCAACCTAGCCTCCGTCGCCCGCACGCTCTTCTCCCTCATAAACGCCGGACGAGTCCGAGAAGCTGCGTCTTTGTTCGAGAGCACCGAGAAGCCCGACACGTTCCTGTGGAACCTCATGATCAGGGGGTACGCCAACGCCGAGCTCTACGAAGAAGCCGTCCATGTTTACCGCCGAATGCAGGACGCGGGCGTCTGGGCGGATCATTTCACCTTCCCCTTCGTGATCAAATCCTTTGCCAACTCGTCATCGTACGATGACGGGCTGAGGATCCATGCCAAGATCATCAAGGTTGGGTTGGATTCAGATCTTTTCATCTGCAATTCGCTTGTAACGATGTATTCCAAGTTTGGGCTCCTCAGCGCTGCCGAGAGGGTGTTCTACGAAATGCCTGAAAGGGATGACGTGTCATGGAATTCGCTCGTCGATGGTTATGTTTCGAATGGAGAAGGCTGGAGGTCTTTGGTGTGCATCAAACAGATGCAAGAGGCTTTTGACATGAAGCTTGATTGGTTCGCTATCACGAGTGCTCTGGCAGCCTGTTCTCTGGAGCTGTGTTTGGAGCAAGGGAAGGAGATCCATTGCCATGTCATAAGGAATGGGCTAGAGCCTGATATCAAGCTCCAGACTGCTCTTCTAGACATGTACTGCAAAAATGGAGACATGGTCTATGCCGAAAGACTATTCAGCTCAATGTCTCGGAGAAACGTCGTAACTTGGAACGCCTTGATTGGCGGGTATGCGCTGAATGATGAACCACTGCAGGCATTTGCTAGCGCCATCAAAATGCAAGACAATTACATGATTCCAGATACAATCACACTGGTGAATCTCCTACCTGCGTGTGCGGAACTGAGAAGCATGGATCATGGAAAGGCGATTCACGCATTAGCAATTAGAAAAGGGTTCCTTCCTCATCTGATCCTTGAGACCGCCTTGATGGATATGTATGCGAAATGCGGAGATCTGAAGCCCTCAGAATTGTTATTCGAAAAGATGACCGAGAAGAGCTTGGTATCATGGAATGCCATGATCGCGGCCTACGTACAAAATGGGAGGAACTTAGAAGCACTGCAGCTCTTTCTCCACCTTCAGGAAGGGCCTCTCGGACCGGATGTCTTCACCATTTCAAGCATCATCCCTGCCTGTGCCGAGCTAGCATCACTACAGCAAGGAACGCAAATTCACAGCTATGTCTTGAGGGCTGGGTATGGAAGTGACTCTGTTGTGCTGAATTCCATCGTAAACATGTATGCAAGATGTGGTGATCTGAACATCTCAAGGCAAGTGTTTGATAGAATGAGGTGCAGGGACCTGGTCTCATGGAATATACTCATCATGGGTTATGCTATTCATGGACACGGGAAAGCTGCATTAGAACTGTTCTCTGCTATGAAGGACACCGGATTGAAGCCTAACCAGAGTACATTCACATCGGTGTTAACTGCTTGCAGCATAACTGGCTTATCCGACGAAGGTTGGCTGCACTTTGATTCTATGCAACAAGAATACGGCATGTCTCCTGAGATTGAGCATTATGGATGCATGGTCGATCTCCTTGGACGGACAGGAGATCTGAGAGCAGCAATAGACTTCATAAACAAAATGCCATTAGATCCTACCGCAAGAATATGGGGATCACTTTTAACCGCAGGTAGGAACAACAGGAACATCGAAGTAGCAGAGTTTGCAGCAGAACAAATCTTACGATTGGAACATGACAACACTGGTTGTTATGTCCTACTCTCGAGCATGTATGCTGATGCCGGGAAACGGGAAGATGCGAACAGGGTGATGTCTCTTATGACGCAGAAGGGGCTCAACAGGACGGCAGCAAGAAGTCTGGTCGAGTTTGATGGAAAAACATGCAGTTTTGTTAATGGAGACAAATCGCATGCTCAAAGCTATAAGATTCATCAAGTGTCGAGTGTTCTTTCAAGAAAGATTGAAGAAGCTGCTTGTGATCCTGGTGCCATATTTGACCCAATTGATGCAGTAATGAAGAGAGCAAATTCACCGAACAGGCACAGCTTAAGGCTAGCAGTTATATTTAGATTGATATCGTCGACAGTTGGAAGCCCCGTCTTAGTGAAGAAGAATGTCCGAATATGTAATCATTGCCACCATGCAGTCAAGCTGATATCTGGTTTTAGCGGACGAGAAATTATTGTTGGTGACACAAAGATCTATCATCACTTCTCCAATGGCACATGTAGTTGTGGTGATTATTGGTGACCTCAATCACGACATATATATAGTAAAGATAAATCGAGTGCACTAAGGCATGATGTATACAGTACAAGTTAGCATGTATGTAAATAACGAAAGATGGAGGTGACATGCTATTTGAAGGAACCGAAAACTTGTCTCAGACAGAAGCTGTGATAATAACTTGTATTTGCAGCCGCCTGCAGTTGTTTGTACACAGTAAGGGAGACAGTCGAAGTGCCGCTTTTGTCAGTTTTCAATACAAAATTTGCATCTAACCTCCGATGATGAATCACCACCATTGCCATTCTTCTCAAAGATGTTCATTGTTAAGTGTTGTCTTTGACAGGCTATAGAGGTTGTATGTAATCATATATGCTTCCATGAGTGAGGCGGAGGTGAGTTCTTTACGTGTGGTGTCATCTCGGCGTACCGGTGGAGGCCGTGGGAGGGCGTTGTTGTATTGTGACGGTGAATCTGTGGGGCATTTCGTCGAGTGGTTTCATGGAAGCGTCCCACAGCCGGACGGAGGCGGCGTAAGCGTAGAGCAGAGAAGTGGCAACGTGGAGGTCGCAGACGAGGCCGTGTCAGCGGGCATCGACATGGAGGGACAGCGCAGTCGAGGGCAAGGTGTCGGCGGCGCGGGCGAGGGAAGCGCCGAGGACGAACCGGTCGGAGTATTGAACGATGTCATTCGGGTCGTCTGTTCCATCGGAACCGTCTGATTTCGGTAAGATCATGAGGAAGTGGATGCCTATTTTAGAAAGTACCGGTCGGATCGTGATTAGATATATACCGTTCATTGGAGAGATGATCCATGTATTGAACGGTAGAGGATCCCAGCCCGACGTGAAATCCCTGAGAAGTTTCAACGGTCATTCGAGTTTCAACTTTGACGGGTGTCTCACGGCTTTTTGTGTTTTTTCCTTCAAAGCGAGAAGAGGAATACCGTTCTGATGGTAGCCACGTCGACCTTCTTGATGCAACCTTTCCAATTTCACGTACAAGAACTATCGAGCCCGCCCTTTCTTTTGCTCGGCAACCACTTCTTTCCCGTCCCCGACCTTCTTCAAGAATCTCTTGCTTCAAGAAAAGAACCTAATCCTTCCCTTCGTCTCCACTTCTttctccctcctctctctctctctgttatacTCCCCTCGCTTCCGAtggctcttcctcctcctcttcttgatCTTCCAAGTTACCCACAACTCGACTGCGATGGGTTCGACCTCCGACCAGGCCATCCTCCTCCACGACGACCTCGACCTAGAGATCATCGCCGACAGCGGTGATGGCAGCAACGTTGTACGCGAGAAGAGGGCTTGCATTCACAAgccctaatttgattttttttttcttttctaatgtCGAGTTGGACGAACCTCACAACTTTtctgatttttattattttaattgggCCACTCGAAACTGGGGTGCCTAtgctcggaccggtatgtaccacccgttTCGTACCATTTCGATTGGTACAACAGTCCTTGGGGTAAACTACTGCTAATAAGTAGAAGTTTGACTATACCTTTCTAGATTCTCTCTTTTacgttttttttttgtgtatataACAAAGAATTCCTAAGTTAATAACTAAGGATGTCTCCCTAAGTTTATAGCTAATAATGCCCTCCTCCTATTGCATTACCTGTTTGAAATATTATCTAGATATGTACTCTGATATCCAACCATTGGAGAAAAACTGATCTAGCCAATGACATTTGTATATTTTGTGAGTTATTTTGGCTCAGTTATGCCAAATTCAGAGCCATTAGCTGGGATAGGTTCAGTCATAATCATTTTTTGATCTATTTTcttgtatatttttttttttttttttgatatgttTTCTTGTTATCTGCTTAACATCGACCTAACATTCCAGGGCCAAACAATGAAGATGATGTATAGCATCATTGGAGAGGAGCTCAAATCAACAAACAATGACAAGGCTCATCCGCAAGACTACTTAAATTTTTACTGTCTTGGCAAACGAGAACTACCAAATCATATCatccattcaactacccaagtATCAAATGTGGTAGTATGTAAATCaactaattaaatattaaattctaTCATTCTGGTTTCAGCTGCCTGAATCATTGCTTGCTACTTGGTCTTATCAAGATCTGACAACTTAAGTactaataactccattttgatatGGTATGTCCATTGCTCTCGACATTATTGATTGTTTTATAATAAATGTGCCCATGTTCGCTATGATTATACTACAATGATATCAGAGTTCGGACACCATAAACTTATAATTTGCAAGTATAAAATGTTATATATGCTTTATTACATGGTAGTGTCAATAGAGGTATGTTGTTTCTAGTTACTTGGCAATTGGGTCTGAGTACCTGCTTCTATTCCTGGTCCATTTCTTGAAAAAAATGACTTCAACCAGTTTGCTGCTTGGGCTATCCCCTTCAAACAATACACTAGGGACTGTATGCAAAACAAAAGGACAAGACCCTTCTGGTTGAAGCCTAGTCTTTCCTCATTCTTCTACACAGCCATCAACTCATCCTTCCTTTTGATGGCAAATCATGGTACTCCTTGATCCAATTCTTCCACTTTTTTAGCTTTTGTTAAGGaactaaatcaaaataaaaaatccctAAGGGATCACAGAGATAGCAGATGAGGCATAATAGAAGTTTCTCTAGCTCAAATAATTGGAAATCATTTCAAAGTTATTCTTTTAGGCAATTAAATGTTGATCTTCTGGTTTCTTTTGAAGAAAAGCTGAATCTATATTATGTTTTTGAAGTTCATTGGATGATAAATTGTCTTGATTTCGTTATGGTTCTCCCTTTTAAAGGATTGCCAAGCTTTTCTACATGTATCGGAATGGACCTTATCATCTTATGCTTCATGCTGATCCGTGCCAATTTTTAGTCTAACACTGGTATTTAGACTGACACAACATGGAATTTTGTTGCGTAAAGGTCTTGATGAAGCTCCCATGCCATGAGACATCAATAAATGATTTAAAGGTTTAAGAATCCTGGTTctaattattaattttcttagCTTTTAACAATATAGTTTCTTTATGTTGTATTGGATCTTCTGCAAGTTCAGTTTAGTCAAAACACGTCCATTTAAAATCATGTAGCAAGTTCAGTATAGTCAAAGCTTGTCCATGCAATTCATGTGAGCAACCGTCTACATAGGTGGTCATCATCAGTTTCAGCCTCCAAGTTTTTTGTATATGTATTATGTACATCTTCAATATGGTGGGTGTTGCAATGAAGTTGTTAttacaagttatatatatatatatatatatatatatatatatatatatatatatatatatatatatatatgtgtgtgtgtgtatgtatgtatatatatatgtatgtatgtatatatatatgtatgtatatatatatatgtatgtatatatatatatatgcatgtatatacatgtatacatgtacatatatacatacatatatacatatacatatacatatatatgatgggCGTGCCTATGATTAGGTAATGGGTCTGAATCGGGTGATAAGCCCTGTTTTGCAAATTGACTGTCCAAAATTGAGCACTGATAATTAAGTACTAGTTAAGAAAGAAAAGTTGTTTGATGCCTtgtatttttctccttttcttgaaGATATTAGTTCATGTCTTCTGCTGCTGAGTCTAATAGTGCTTCATACTTGTCTTACTTCGAATCATAATTTGGATTAATTTAGCTTGGGTTCAAGTTGATCAAAGAGAATTATGGGGTCTGATGAAAATGTAGGTCAACTTGGGTTGTATTCAAGTTTGGGAGAAATACAAGGGTTCAGTTTCGAACCAGTTATGATGCCTAATAACCGGGTCCAGATTCTTTTATTCATTGCTCATTTCCTattttcctcctctttttctctATTATCTTTTTTCCCCTTCTCTACTCATCATTTATTTAAACCCCACTTCCCTTCAGAAATTAGGCCAGAAAAGTTAAAAAGAAGTGATGAAGTCAAAGAATAATTATAAGAACATCACTTTGATCTATGTATACAATGATCAGAGCATCTCATCTTCTCTATGGTCTACCTTCAATTTTTGCTCGTTAGATGTTCGTTCCTACACAGAATTCGTACAGGTTGGCTCATGGATGAGGCTCCTACTAATGCAGGACCACGGAGGTCCATATATGCTGCTTTCTGATATATCTCTTTAGCCTAAACCCTTAATTTAACTTTGTTGTCTTGATTTTCTTCACCATTTTAGCTCCAATGTATTCCTTCATATCTACTACTTTGCTTGTTGAACATCACTGAATTCTGACCTCTTCATGTGATTCAGCGAAAATTTAGTTAGAACTAATTATGGGACAGTTTGCATGGCACATCCCATAAGCTTCCATTTGATAACTCTTTAGAAGACAATGAGCTGTTCCTATGGTGTTCGGTGTTCTAATAAATAGAGTTTTAAGAAGTTTTACTG
It encodes the following:
- the LOC103970122 gene encoding pentatricopeptide repeat-containing protein At4g35130, chloroplastic, whose product is MATAFVHSSCNNVSGSNPQRRLLRESPAASTSTTRRRSRVNLASVARTLFSLINAGRVREAASLFESTEKPDTFLWNLMIRGYANAELYEEAVHVYRRMQDAGVWADHFTFPFVIKSFANSSSYDDGLRIHAKIIKVGLDSDLFICNSLVTMYSKFGLLSAAERVFYEMPERDDVSWNSLVDGYVSNGEGWRSLVCIKQMQEAFDMKLDWFAITSALAACSLELCLEQGKEIHCHVIRNGLEPDIKLQTALLDMYCKNGDMVYAERLFSSMSRRNVVTWNALIGGYALNDEPLQAFASAIKMQDNYMIPDTITLVNLLPACAELRSMDHGKAIHALAIRKGFLPHLILETALMDMYAKCGDLKPSELLFEKMTEKSLVSWNAMIAAYVQNGRNLEALQLFLHLQEGPLGPDVFTISSIIPACAELASLQQGTQIHSYVLRAGYGSDSVVLNSIVNMYARCGDLNISRQVFDRMRCRDLVSWNILIMGYAIHGHGKAALELFSAMKDTGLKPNQSTFTSVLTACSITGLSDEGWLHFDSMQQEYGMSPEIEHYGCMVDLLGRTGDLRAAIDFINKMPLDPTARIWGSLLTAGRNNRNIEVAEFAAEQILRLEHDNTGCYVLLSSMYADAGKREDANRVMSLMTQKGLNRTAARSLVEFDGKTCSFVNGDKSHAQSYKIHQVSSVLSRKIEEAACDPGAIFDPIDAVMKRANSPNRHSLRLAVIFRLISSTVGSPVLVKKNVRICNHCHHAVKLISGFSGREIIVGDTKIYHHFSNGTCSCGDYW